A portion of the Methanobacterium aggregans genome contains these proteins:
- a CDS encoding DUF1616 domain-containing protein yields the protein MKVLISMTADKIVSTILIVLIILGVSAVIYIVFNPQPKEGFTELYILGENGKAGNYPINMSAGETGKVTVGIVNHEYNKTSYKLLVKSGNKTLYQKSNVTLQPNGEIEIPVEFSLTKTGNSTVEFLLYKVPDEIKVYRSVYLTVNIS from the coding sequence ATGAAGGTGTTAATATCCATGACAGCTGATAAAATCGTTTCTACAATCTTAATCGTTTTAATTATCCTTGGGGTTTCTGCAGTTATTTATATAGTGTTTAACCCTCAACCAAAGGAAGGATTCACAGAACTCTACATCCTCGGTGAAAATGGGAAGGCAGGAAATTATCCAATTAACATGAGTGCCGGTGAAACTGGTAAGGTGACTGTTGGTATTGTGAACCATGAATACAACAAAACATCCTACAAACTACTTGTAAAATCTGGAAACAAGACACTCTACCAAAAATCCAACGTAACACTTCAACCTAATGGAGAAATAGAGATTCCTGTTGAGTTCAGCCTGACAAAAACCGGGAACAGCACAGTTGAATTCCTGCTCTACAAAGTTCCAGATGAAATTAAGGTTTACAGATCAGTTTATTTAACTGTGAACATCTCCTGA